A single genomic interval of Agarivorans aestuarii harbors:
- a CDS encoding efflux RND transporter periplasmic adaptor subunit translates to MRLCQPTSLTSFAMPKGKRLLTSLIATTFLVGCGSEAVEEAATLIRPVFTEPAATVVLNSQSQFYGEVQSANRAEMGFRTGGRIAEFLVDEGDQVLKGDLLATLDPTDAQITLSRAEIDQENTRREYLRAKQLFDNNGAIAKAELDQIESRYLVAQNRVKEAQRQLKHTNLYAHFDGVIARRAAEDYDLVQAEQTVLTMHDLDNLEVVIQIPASVMQTRGGSGKAYATLRTIPGQVFDLSLSRYATEPDPVTHTYAITLTFDDIRDERVFPGMAVTVTPNDKFEDQAQSVMVPVTAVQPNNMGQQFVWVVNSDEQLERREVEVGGISIDQVEIIANLTQGEQVVVTGLAGLTEGMAVRAQQLDTKGAK, encoded by the coding sequence ATGCGCCTGTGTCAGCCCACATCATTAACATCGTTTGCTATGCCAAAAGGTAAGCGACTACTCACTTCACTTATCGCTACTACGTTCCTAGTAGGATGTGGAAGTGAAGCAGTTGAAGAAGCCGCAACACTTATTCGTCCCGTGTTTACCGAGCCAGCGGCTACGGTTGTGCTCAATAGCCAGAGCCAGTTCTATGGTGAAGTGCAGTCAGCCAATCGCGCTGAGATGGGCTTTCGTACTGGTGGCCGCATTGCCGAATTTCTAGTCGATGAGGGTGACCAAGTGCTTAAGGGTGACTTGCTGGCAACACTAGACCCTACCGATGCGCAAATTACTCTGTCTCGCGCTGAGATCGACCAAGAGAACACCCGCCGTGAGTATCTTCGCGCCAAGCAACTGTTCGACAATAATGGCGCGATTGCCAAGGCAGAGTTGGATCAAATCGAAAGCCGTTACTTGGTGGCACAAAATCGGGTTAAAGAAGCGCAACGTCAATTAAAGCACACTAACTTGTATGCTCACTTTGATGGTGTAATTGCTCGCCGAGCAGCAGAAGACTACGACCTTGTTCAAGCTGAACAAACTGTGCTGACCATGCATGACTTGGACAATCTTGAGGTGGTTATCCAGATACCCGCGAGTGTAATGCAAACCCGCGGTGGTAGCGGTAAAGCATATGCTACTTTACGCACCATTCCGGGCCAGGTATTTGATCTCTCATTGAGCCGCTACGCTACCGAGCCTGACCCTGTTACTCACACTTATGCCATCACCTTGACCTTTGATGACATTCGCGATGAACGAGTATTCCCTGGTATGGCGGTGACTGTCACTCCAAACGATAAGTTTGAAGATCAAGCTCAATCAGTAATGGTGCCAGTTACTGCGGTGCAGCCAAACAACATGGGCCAGCAGTTCGTTTGGGTGGTGAATAGTGACGAGCAACTGGAGCGCCGCGAAGTTGAAGTGGGTGGGATTAGCATTGACCAAGTGGAAATCATTGCAAATCTTACTCAAGGCGAACAAGTGGTGGTGACCGGTTTAGCTGGATTGACCGAAGGTATGGCCGTGCGCGCTCAGCAACTTGACACAAAGGGAGCCAAGTAG